In a genomic window of Polycladomyces abyssicola:
- a CDS encoding PTS ascorbate transporter subunit IIC: MFDMIMKDILGTPAILVGLFALIGLLLQKKGVADIIAGTLKTIMGFVIIGAGANVIISSLDIFGKMFNKAFHLSGVIPNNEAIVAVAQNTFGMETALIMVFGMVVNILLARFTRFKYIFLTGHHTMFMACLIGVILSTGGLKGADLVIFGSVLLGLCMVLFPALLQPYVRQITNSDDFAVGHFGSLGYFVAGTIGKYFGNKESSTENIKVPKQLSFLRDTSVAVSLTMTILFVIVALFAGQSFIESKLSGGTNFIVYSLIQAITFAAGVYIVLAGVRILIAEIVPAFKGIADQIVPNAKPALDCPTVFPFAPNAVIIGFIMSFLAGLISMFLLPALGLAVIVPGLVPHFFTGATAGVFGNATGGRRGAILGAFANGLLISFLPALLLPLLGTLGFEKTTFGDSDFGVVGLILGFIMRLF, translated from the coding sequence ATGTTTGACATGATTATGAAAGACATTTTGGGAACACCGGCCATCCTCGTTGGTTTATTTGCACTCATCGGCCTCCTTTTGCAGAAAAAAGGAGTGGCCGACATCATCGCCGGTACGCTGAAGACCATCATGGGATTTGTCATCATCGGCGCAGGGGCGAACGTGATTATCAGTTCTCTGGACATTTTCGGGAAAATGTTTAACAAAGCGTTTCACCTTTCCGGGGTGATCCCCAATAACGAGGCTATCGTTGCGGTGGCCCAGAACACATTTGGCATGGAAACCGCCCTCATCATGGTTTTTGGGATGGTCGTCAACATCTTGCTTGCCCGTTTTACACGATTTAAGTATATCTTTCTCACCGGTCATCACACGATGTTTATGGCCTGCCTGATCGGGGTGATCCTGTCGACGGGAGGTTTAAAAGGAGCCGATCTTGTCATCTTCGGTTCTGTTTTATTGGGGTTGTGTATGGTGCTGTTTCCGGCTTTGTTACAACCCTATGTCAGACAAATCACCAATAGCGACGACTTTGCGGTAGGGCATTTTGGATCATTGGGTTACTTTGTCGCAGGAACGATCGGGAAATATTTTGGTAATAAGGAAAGTTCGACCGAGAACATCAAGGTTCCGAAGCAACTCAGCTTTTTACGGGATACTTCGGTCGCCGTATCTCTGACCATGACCATCCTCTTCGTCATCGTGGCGCTTTTTGCCGGCCAGTCGTTTATTGAGAGCAAGCTTTCGGGTGGAACCAACTTTATCGTCTACTCGCTGATTCAAGCCATTACTTTCGCTGCAGGTGTGTATATCGTTCTGGCCGGTGTTCGGATTCTGATTGCGGAGATTGTCCCGGCGTTTAAAGGGATTGCAGATCAAATTGTGCCCAATGCCAAACCGGCACTAGATTGCCCGACGGTTTTTCCTTTTGCACCCAACGCGGTGATCATCGGATTCATCATGAGTTTTCTCGCCGGATTGATCAGCATGTTTTTGCTGCCTGCGCTCGGGCTTGCCGTAATCGTTCCCGGATTGGTACCGCATTTCTTTACCGGAGCGACAGCGGGCGTATTTGGGAATGCGACCGGCGGAAGGCGTGGAGCGATACTTGGTGCGTTTGCCAACGGCCTGCTGATCAGTTTTCTTCCAGCTCTGTTGCTGCCGCTCTTGGGTACCCTTGGCTTTGAAAAGACGACCTTTGGTGATTCAGACTTTGGAGTGGTCGGCTTAATCCTCGGCTTTATCATGAGATTGTTCTAA
- a CDS encoding PTS sugar transporter subunit IIB: MRILVVCGNGLGSSFIMELNVKKALAELGKEAVVEHTDLATARTEKADLFIGANDIIHSLDDGTRKIIALDNVMNVGEIKEKLTPYL, encoded by the coding sequence ATGAGAATTTTGGTTGTATGCGGAAATGGTCTGGGCAGCAGTTTCATCATGGAGCTGAACGTGAAAAAGGCGCTTGCTGAACTCGGGAAAGAAGCTGTAGTCGAACATACGGATCTGGCGACGGCGCGCACGGAAAAGGCGGATCTCTTTATCGGGGCGAATGACATCATTCACAGCTTGGACGATGGAACAAGGAAAATCATCGCTCTGGACAACGTCATGAATGTAGGAGAGATTAAAGAGAAACTCACTCCATATTTATAA